One Streptomyces sp. 840.1 genomic window, GGCGCACGGGAGCGATCGCCCTCTACGGGCGGCTCGGCTTCACCGTCACCACGTCATGGGACGAGCGCGCGGATCTGGTCTGCATGGAACGCGCGGTGCGGAGCGCCCGGGGCACGGCCCTGTACCCGCGGGACGGGGCGCCCGCCGCCCGGCCCGGAACCGGACCGGGCCCTTCGTAGACCGTGGGAGCCAGGCCCGGGGAGCGGGGCCGCCGGGGGGACGAGAGGCCGCACGTCAGCACCGGGACCGCGTGCCATTCCGGGTGCCATGCCGGACACCTCGACGCGGCCCGCGAACCCGTCGACGGACGTCAGTGGCTGGTGCCGACGCAGGACGCTTCGATCTCGGCCGCCGGATAGGGCGTCCGCCTGCTCACGTTCAGCAGGCGGCGGTGGAAGCCGTCCAGGACGACGGCGGGCGCCGCGTGCCGGTCGATGACCGCGGCGGCCCCGGGCGGTACGCCCTCGGGCCGGTCGCCCGCGATCCAGCCGCGCAGGGAACCGGCGTCGCACACGTCGTCGAGCAGGTGGTGGCGGACCAGGTGCCCGGCGACGTAGTGGCGGTCGTACGCGAGGTGCCCGGCCAGGAAGCCGGTCTCCTCCGCCGTGAGTTCGAACCGGGAACTGAGGGCCAGGCCGAAGTCCGCGAAGCGGACCGAGTGGCCGTCGGTCAGGATGTTGCGGAAGTGGGCGTCGAAGTGCACGAAACCCTGCGAGCTCATGAAGTCCGCCCCGCGCGCCAGGGTCTCGTCCAGCCACGCGTACGGCGGGCTCTCCCCGCCCTCCCGGGCCGCCGCACGGCGCTCGCCGATCCAGGACGCGAGGGTCTGCGGCACGTGCTCCAGGAAGAGCACCAGGCAGGCCCGTGACGCGCCGATGGCCTCCAGCCGGCTCCGCACGGCCGGGGAGCCCTCCCAGTGGGCGACGGCCCCGTCGATGCCCCCGAACTCGTCCATGAAGTCCTGCGGGGCGGAGTCCGGCAGGACCCGCCAGTGGTACATCAGCGGGAAGTCCGGGTACGCGTCGCGGAGGACCCACCCGGTGGTGATGCGGTGCGCCGCCAGCTCCCGCCAGGCACCGAATCCGGCCGAGCCGATCCCGTACTGGTAGAACAGCGGCAGCCCGAAGAGGTTGGCGGTCGACCGCACGTTCTCCGGGCGCAGCTCGAGGTCCGTCAGCGGCACCCGTTTGACGAAGACCCGCTGCCCGCCCACGTCCAGCTCCGCCGACCGGCCGCCCATACCCGATCCGCCCGGCGCGGCCGCGTGGACCAGGTCGTGGAGCCGTTGGTCGCTGAGCTGCGACAGGTGGGCGGACACCGTGGCGTGGGCGGCCGACCGGGCGGCGCGCCGCCCGCCGCGCACGGGGCCGGCCGCGTGATCGGTCTCCTCGCTCATACGGCCGACTCCAGGGTTCGTTCGGGGCGTCAGGACGTCACGACTCCGTCGGACCCGCCGCCCCGCCGTCCGCGATGGCCTCCGCGACCTCCGCCACCCGCTCCTGCTCCTCGACCGCGAAACGGTCCCGGTCCAGCTGTTCGGCTATCTCCTCGTCCTGGGCCATCAGCAGGTCCAGGCTGGAGTCGCCCAGTTCGAGGACGCCCATGTCGACGTACGCCTTCTGGAGCCGTTCGCCCCACAGGCCGATGTCCTTGACGCACGGGACGATCCGGCTGAACAGCAGCTTGCGGAACAGCTGGAGGAACTCGGAGTGCTCGGAGAGCTCCTTGGCCTCCCGCTTGCCGATGCCGAAGTTCTCCAGCACCTCCACCCCGCTGAGCCGGTCGCGCATCAGGTAGCAGCCCTCGATGACGAACTCCTCGCGCTCGCGCAGTTCGGCGTCGCTCAGCTGCTTGTAGTAGTCGCGCAGCGCCATCCGGCCGAAGGCCACGTGGCGCGCCTCGTCCTGCATGATGTAGGCGAGGATCTGCTTGGGCAGCGGCTTGGTCGTCGTGTCGCGGATCATGCCGAAGGCGGCCAGCGCGAGGCCCTCGATGAGGACCTGCATGCCGAGGTAGGGCATGTCCCAGCGGGAGTCCCGCAGGGTGTCACCGAGGAGGCCCTGCAGGTTGTCGTTGACCGGGTAGAGCATGCCGATCTTCTCGTGCAGGAACCGGCCGTAGATCTCCGCGTGCCGGGCCTCGTCCATGGTCTGGGTCGCGGAGTAGAACTTGGCGTCCAGGTCAGGGACGGACTCCACGATCCGGGCCGCACAGACCATCGCGCCCTGCTCGCCGTGCAGGAACTGGCTGAACTGCCAGGAGGTGTAGTGCTTGCGCAGCTCGCCGCGGTCCTTCTCGGTCATCTTCGACCAGTGCGGCGTGCCGTACAGGGTGAGGGCCTCGTCGGGGGTGCCGAGCGGGTCGGCGGGATCGACCTCCAGGCTCCAGTCGATGCGTTTGTTGCCGTCCCACTGTTTGTCCTTGCCCTTCTGGTAGAGGGCGAGGAGGCGTTCGCGGCCGTCGTCGTAGTCCCAGCTGAAGCGGGCTGCCCCGGACGCGGGAACGGTCCACAGCGGCTGGTCCGGGGCGGTGGTGTAAAGGTCGTGGGTCGACATGGACGGCTCCTTCGCCTCGCATGCTTCGACAATTTACTTGCCGGATGGCTCAGTTGGCAGGTTCACATGCTGGTAGACGCCGGGTCAACAAGTCGTGCGCGAGGGATTGACGAGCTTGCTGACAGAAGGTCTCATAAGGAGTGACCGCCGGTAACCCATGTGTGAGGTGCCTCCAGCCATGACGACAGTGACCGAACGCGATGTGCAGTTGCTCCGCGACGCACTCGGCCCGCTCCGGGACCGCGAGCAGATCGCGGAACGGCTGCTGGAGGCCTCGGCCAAGCACTCCTTCGACCCCGACACGGAGATCGACTGGGAATCGGCGGTCGAGGACGGCAAGTGGTTCTGGCCGCCCGAGCTGATCTCGCTCTACGACACCCCGATGTGGCGGAAGATGTCGCTGGAGCAGCAACAGGACCTGGCCCGGCACGAGGCGGCCTCGCTCGCCTCGCTCGGCATCTGGTTCGAGATCATCCTGATGCAGCTGCTGGTCCGGCACATCTACGACAAGCCGGTGGTCAGCAACCACGTCCGCTACGCGCTCACCGAGATAGCCGACGAGTGCCGGCACTCGATGATGTTCGGCCGGATGATCACCTGGGGCGGGGCGCCCTGCTACCCGGTCCCGCGCAGGTACCACAACCTCGCCCGGGTGCTGAAGACCATCTCCACGACGCCCGGTTCGTTCGCGGCCACCCTGCTCGGCGAGGAGATCCTCGACTGGATGCAGCGGCTGACCTTCCCCGACGAGCGCGTCCAGACCCTGGTGCGCGGTGTGACCCGCATCCATGTGATCGAGGAGGCCAGGCACGTCCGGTACGCCCGTGAGGAACTGCGCCGCCAGATGGTGACCGCGCCGCGCTGGGAGCGCGAACTCACCCGGGTCAGCTGCGGCGAGGCGGCCCGCGTCTTCTCCGTCTGCTTCGTCAACCCCCAGGTGTACGAGAACGTGGGCCTGGACCGCCACGAGGCCGTGGCGCAGGTGCGGGCGAGCGGACACCGCGCGGAGGTCATGCAGTCGGGCGCCAAGCGGCTCACCGACTTCTTCGACGACATCGGGGTCCTCAACGGCGTGGGCCGCAGGCTGTGGAAGAACTCGGGCCTGCTCGCCTGACGGCGGTGACAGTGGCCGGGGCCGGGGCTGGGGCTGGGGCCGGGGCTGTGAGGGCTACGTCGGCGGTGACGATGACAGCGACGTTCACGGTGACGTTGACCGGACAGCCCTTAGGGTTGCGGGTATGACCCCTGCCGCAGCCGCGCCGCCGCAGCGCGCTTACCGAAGGCTCAGCGTCGAGGAGCGGCGCGCCCAGCTCCTCGGTGCGGCTCTCACCCTCTTCGCGCACCGGGCCCCCGACGAGGTCTCGCTCGACGAGGTGGCCACGGTGGCCGGCGTCTCCCGGCCGCTGGTCTACCGCTACTTCCCGGGCGGGCGCCAGCAGTTGTACGAGGCGGCCCTCAGGTCCGCCGCCGAGGAACTGATCCTGTGCTTCGCCGAACCGCCCGTGGGCCCGCCCACGGAGCGCGTCACGCGCGTCCTGGACCGCTACCTCGCCTTCGTCGACCAGCACGACGCCGGGTTCAGCGCGCTGCTGCGCGGCGGCAGTGTCGCCGAGACCTCCCGTACCGGCACGATCGTCGACGAGGTACGGCGGGCGGCCGCCGACCAGATCCTCCTGCACCTGGGCCGGGGCGCGGGCAGCGATCCCGGACCCCGGCTGCGGATGATGGTGCGCACCTGGATCGCCGCCGTCGAGGCGGCCTCGCTGATCTGGCTGGACGAGAAGAAGCAGCCGGACGCCTCCGAGCTGCGCGACTGGCTCGTCGACCAGTTCATCGGACTCCTCGCGGTCACCGCGGCCACCGACCCGGCCACCGCGGCCGCCGTGGCCGAGCTGCTGCCGCTGGAGACGGCGGCGGGACCGGCCGGCCGGCTGGCGGAGCGGCTGATCCCGGTGGTCGGCGAGGCCGCGCATCTGCTGCCCCCGGCCTGATCGGTCAGACTGGGGCGGTGAGAAGCGAGAACGTCCCCTTCACCGGCGGCCCGCTGGACGGGCGGGCCCTGCCCGTACTCGTCGGCGCCACCGGCCACCCGCCCAAGTGGTACGAGGTCCCGGTCCCGGACGCCGACGGCGGACCCGCCACCGTGCACTCCTACCGGCGGGTCCCGGCCGGGTACACCAAACGGCTGGGCATCCAGCGCGGCTGGGTCTACGAGTACGCCCCCGGCGGCCGTGAGCGCAGCGGACCCAAGTGGCCCTGGTCGAAGCCCGGCTGAGGGGTACCGGGTGAGCAGGCGTGGGACGGTTCGGGCGGCCCGTGCACCGGTCGGACCGAGCAGGTGCCGGGCGGTCTAAGATCGACGGTCAGGTCCGAGGACGGTCACATAGGGGGTGCGCCATGGAGGCGCTGCGTCAGGACGATCCACACCGCTTCGGCCCGTACACGGCGCTGGTGCGGCTGCGTGAGACGGCCGCGGCGGTGCAGTACCTCGCGCGCGGGGCGACCCCGCAGGACCTCGCCGTGATCACGGCCGCGCGGCCCGAACTGGCCGCGCTGCCCGCCTTCCGGCGGCACTTCCAGGCGGAGGCCAGGACCGCGGACCGGCTGGCCGGCGGCTGGGTGGCCGCGCAGCTCGGCACCGGCGCGGACGGGGACCAGGACGACGAGCTGCTGTGGACGGCCGCGGAGTACGTGCCGGCGCTGACGCTCGCCGAGGCGATCGAGACCGCCGGGCCGCTCCCGGAGCGGGCCGTGCGGATACTGGGCGCGGGCGTCGCCGAGACCCTCTCCCGGGTGCACGCCACGGGAGCCGTGCTGCAGGGGCTCGCGCCCAGGACGGTGCTGCTGGCGGAGGACGGGCCCCGGCTCACCGCCTTCGGCCCGCTGGGCGCGGCGGCCGACGCCGAGGCGCGGCCGGGCGGACAGCTCTCCGTCCGGCTCGGGTACCTGACCCCGGAGCAGATCGAGGGCGAGGAGGCCGGTCCGGCCTCCGACCTCTTCGTGCTGGGCCTGCTGCTCGCGTACGCGGCGACCGGCAGTACCCCGCTGGCGGACGGCCCCGCGACGGAGGCCGCCGAGCGGATCGCCCACACCGACCCCGAACTGGCCTCCGTGCCGGACGCGTTGCGCGAGCTGATCGGGCGCTGCCTGGCGAAGGACCCGGCGGACCGGCCGACGGCGGGTGCGGTGGCCGCGGAACTGGCCCTGGAGGGCGCCGCCGGCCTCGCGAAGGGCGGGGACTGGCTGCCGGGCACGCTGTCGGCGGCTGTGGCGGAACAGGGCGCGCGGGCGCGGGCGCTGGAGCCGGCGCCCCCCGTCATCGAGGACGCCGTGCCGGTGCCGGACGCGGCGGGGACGGCCGGCCAGGAAGCCCAGGCGGCCCCGGAGGTCCCTGGTGCCCCTGATGCCCCGGAGGTCCCTGATGCTCCGGATGCCCCCGATGCCCCCGATGCCAACGACGTCCCCGCAGCCACCGATGTGCCCGACGTCCAGGACGCCGTGCCGCCGGCGACGACCGCCGGCCACGGGGCCGAGGAGTCCGCCCCCCGCCGGGACACCCGGACCGCGCAGTTCGGCATCATCGACCCCCGTTCCCTGCGGCCCGATCTGGCGACGGCCCAGCTCGCGCTCAACCGCGAGCTGCCCGGCCCCGCCGGACCGCAGGCCGGTCAGGCGCCCCAGCCGCAGCCCCCTCACTCGCCCCAGGCACCCCAGAACCCCCAGCCCCAGCCGTACTCGGGCCCGTCGGCGCCCTTCCCCAACGCGGCTCTCCCGGTGCCCTACACACCCCAGCCCGCGCCCCTCCCCGCTCCCTCGCCGCTCCAGGCCGCTCCCGAGCGCCCGTCGCCCGGCCGCCGGAGCCTGCTGATCGGGGCGGCGGCCGGGGTCGTCGGGCTCCTCGTCGGCGGTGGCGCGGTGGCCGCGCTCGGTTCCGGCGACGACCCGAAGACCACGGACGACGCCAAGCCCGCCCCGAGCAGCAGTGGGGCCGCCGTCGCCGGACTGCCGCCGCAGCCGCGCTGGATCCACGCCCACCCGGCGTCCGAACCGGTCCCGCTGACCGCCGCGCTCTGGAACGACCGGCTGCTGGTGCTCACCGACGCGGCCCACGCCACCGCCATCGACCTGGGCACCGGCCGCCGGGTCTGGCAGAACGCGGACGCCGCCAAGGGACAGGCCGCCCTGCCCGCCGGAAAGGAACTCTGCTTCATCGCCGGCCCGGACGAGTTCCTGTGGCTGTCGGCGAAGGACGGCAAGGTCGCCCACCGCCTGGCGTACGCCGACGGCTTCGACGGCGCTCCGGGCCTGAAGGTGCGCACGCTCGTCGGCGCGTCGGGACCGACCGTCTGGCTCACCGGCTCCACCCGGTCCACCGTTAAGGCCCCCAAGCCCAAGAAGGGCAAGAAGCGCGGCAAGGACAAGGTGGTCGTCAAGTCCTACCTGTTCGGGTACGACATCGAGCAGCGCAAGGAGCTGTGGCGCACGGCGGTACCCACCGGTCGCGGCCCGGCGGCGCCGGTGTACCGGCTGATCGCGGCGGGGCCGGACAACATCGTCGTACGCCAGGACCACCTGTCGCTCACCCCGGCGGACGTGAAGGCCGCCAAGGGCAAGGGGATCTTCCGCAGCTTCGACCGGAAGACCGGGAAGTCCAGGTGGACCGAGGCGTTCGGCGGTGTCACCCCCGACGCGGCGGCCGTGGGCGACGAGGACGGCGTGCTGTACGCGGCGGTCGGGGACGATCTCCGCGCCTTCGGCTTGTCCGACCGCAAGCCCAGGTGGACCCTCAACGGCGCCGGCGGCACCCGGTTCGGGACCCCGGTCGAGGCCGGCAAGCTGCTGCACACCACCAACAGCAAGCTGGAGGTGGGGGCGGTCGACCGGGAGACGGGCCGGCTGCGCTGGCAGCGGTCGACGGAGGGTACTGGCCCCGGCCGGGCGCCCACCGTCACCGTCAGCGGCGGCGGGGCGACACTGTTCGCCGCGACCTCCGGACAGGTCACCGCGTTCGCGGCGGCCGACGGGCGGCGGCTGTGGAAGTTCCAGGACATCGGGGACCAGGACCCGAAGGGCGCCACGGTCAACGCCGCGTACCAGGTACTGCCCTACGGGAAGACCGCGGTCGTCCGGCGCGGCCGGGCGGTCTACGCGTTCCCGGTCGACTGACCGCAGAGCCGGAAGGCGGCACGCGACCGCCGCCTTCCGGGGGACCGGGCCGCCGCCACGCGCCCCGGTCCTTGAATCACCTGACGGCAGGTGAGCGTATAGAGGCATTGCGCTCACTTATGGGGTAGTCCGACGATTCACCCCGCTATCGGA contains:
- a CDS encoding ferritin-like domain-containing protein; protein product: MSTHDLYTTAPDQPLWTVPASGAARFSWDYDDGRERLLALYQKGKDKQWDGNKRIDWSLEVDPADPLGTPDEALTLYGTPHWSKMTEKDRGELRKHYTSWQFSQFLHGEQGAMVCAARIVESVPDLDAKFYSATQTMDEARHAEIYGRFLHEKIGMLYPVNDNLQGLLGDTLRDSRWDMPYLGMQVLIEGLALAAFGMIRDTTTKPLPKQILAYIMQDEARHVAFGRMALRDYYKQLSDAELREREEFVIEGCYLMRDRLSGVEVLENFGIGKREAKELSEHSEFLQLFRKLLFSRIVPCVKDIGLWGERLQKAYVDMGVLELGDSSLDLLMAQDEEIAEQLDRDRFAVEEQERVAEVAEAIADGGAAGPTES
- a CDS encoding protein kinase, whose amino-acid sequence is MSEETDHAAGPVRGGRRAARSAAHATVSAHLSQLSDQRLHDLVHAAAPGGSGMGGRSAELDVGGQRVFVKRVPLTDLELRPENVRSTANLFGLPLFYQYGIGSAGFGAWRELAAHRITTGWVLRDAYPDFPLMYHWRVLPDSAPQDFMDEFGGIDGAVAHWEGSPAVRSRLEAIGASRACLVLFLEHVPQTLASWIGERRAAAREGGESPPYAWLDETLARGADFMSSQGFVHFDAHFRNILTDGHSVRFADFGLALSSRFELTAEETGFLAGHLAYDRHYVAGHLVRHHLLDDVCDAGSLRGWIAGDRPEGVPPGAAAVIDRHAAPAVVLDGFHRRLLNVSRRTPYPAAEIEASCVGTSH
- a CDS encoding PQQ-binding-like beta-propeller repeat protein; translation: MEALRQDDPHRFGPYTALVRLRETAAAVQYLARGATPQDLAVITAARPELAALPAFRRHFQAEARTADRLAGGWVAAQLGTGADGDQDDELLWTAAEYVPALTLAEAIETAGPLPERAVRILGAGVAETLSRVHATGAVLQGLAPRTVLLAEDGPRLTAFGPLGAAADAEARPGGQLSVRLGYLTPEQIEGEEAGPASDLFVLGLLLAYAATGSTPLADGPATEAAERIAHTDPELASVPDALRELIGRCLAKDPADRPTAGAVAAELALEGAAGLAKGGDWLPGTLSAAVAEQGARARALEPAPPVIEDAVPVPDAAGTAGQEAQAAPEVPGAPDAPEVPDAPDAPDAPDANDVPAATDVPDVQDAVPPATTAGHGAEESAPRRDTRTAQFGIIDPRSLRPDLATAQLALNRELPGPAGPQAGQAPQPQPPHSPQAPQNPQPQPYSGPSAPFPNAALPVPYTPQPAPLPAPSPLQAAPERPSPGRRSLLIGAAAGVVGLLVGGGAVAALGSGDDPKTTDDAKPAPSSSGAAVAGLPPQPRWIHAHPASEPVPLTAALWNDRLLVLTDAAHATAIDLGTGRRVWQNADAAKGQAALPAGKELCFIAGPDEFLWLSAKDGKVAHRLAYADGFDGAPGLKVRTLVGASGPTVWLTGSTRSTVKAPKPKKGKKRGKDKVVVKSYLFGYDIEQRKELWRTAVPTGRGPAAPVYRLIAAGPDNIVVRQDHLSLTPADVKAAKGKGIFRSFDRKTGKSRWTEAFGGVTPDAAAVGDEDGVLYAAVGDDLRAFGLSDRKPRWTLNGAGGTRFGTPVEAGKLLHTTNSKLEVGAVDRETGRLRWQRSTEGTGPGRAPTVTVSGGGATLFAATSGQVTAFAAADGRRLWKFQDIGDQDPKGATVNAAYQVLPYGKTAVVRRGRAVYAFPVD
- a CDS encoding TetR/AcrR family transcriptional regulator: MTPAAAAPPQRAYRRLSVEERRAQLLGAALTLFAHRAPDEVSLDEVATVAGVSRPLVYRYFPGGRQQLYEAALRSAAEELILCFAEPPVGPPTERVTRVLDRYLAFVDQHDAGFSALLRGGSVAETSRTGTIVDEVRRAAADQILLHLGRGAGSDPGPRLRMMVRTWIAAVEAASLIWLDEKKQPDASELRDWLVDQFIGLLAVTAATDPATAAAVAELLPLETAAGPAGRLAERLIPVVGEAAHLLPPA
- a CDS encoding diiron oxygenase, with amino-acid sequence MTTVTERDVQLLRDALGPLRDREQIAERLLEASAKHSFDPDTEIDWESAVEDGKWFWPPELISLYDTPMWRKMSLEQQQDLARHEAASLASLGIWFEIILMQLLVRHIYDKPVVSNHVRYALTEIADECRHSMMFGRMITWGGAPCYPVPRRYHNLARVLKTISTTPGSFAATLLGEEILDWMQRLTFPDERVQTLVRGVTRIHVIEEARHVRYAREELRRQMVTAPRWERELTRVSCGEAARVFSVCFVNPQVYENVGLDRHEAVAQVRASGHRAEVMQSGAKRLTDFFDDIGVLNGVGRRLWKNSGLLA